One window from the genome of Lentibacillus daqui encodes:
- a CDS encoding DEAD/DEAH box helicase has product MTTFYDLGVSQPIMKALEKMGFEESTPIQAETIPLAMQGKDVIGQAQTGTGKTAAFGIPMIEKIDKSVRKIQGLVVAPTRELAIQVAEEINRLGKFKGLRTLPVYGGQHMERQIRALKDGPHIVVATPGRLLDHMRRKTIHIDHVTTAVLDEADEMLNMGFIEDIREILKGIPEDRQTLLFSATMPKEIREIATHLMKNPEEIKVKAKEMTVENIDQYFIEVPEKYKFDTLTNHLDINGPDLAIVFSRTKKRVDEITEGLQARGFRAEGIHGDLTQGKRMSVLNKFKNGRVEVLVATDVAARGLDISGVTHVYNFDIPQDPESYVHRIGRTGRAGKTGEAISFITPREIAHLHLIEKTTKSKMKRIMPPSGQDALRGQQQVAVDKLLKTIENKDLKAYHETANELLQDHDSITVIAAALKLLTKERQNTPVRISSIQPVSVKKAQRGKDNANRGNKRNFYGKRNQGGRGKGGRNQYSSRNRKGNYQKHHSRNN; this is encoded by the coding sequence GTGACAACATTTTATGATTTAGGTGTTTCGCAACCAATTATGAAAGCTTTGGAAAAAATGGGCTTTGAAGAATCGACACCAATACAAGCAGAGACGATCCCGCTGGCAATGCAAGGTAAAGATGTCATCGGCCAGGCTCAAACAGGTACAGGTAAAACCGCGGCATTTGGCATCCCGATGATTGAAAAAATTGACAAGTCTGTCCGGAAAATCCAAGGGCTGGTCGTCGCACCTACCCGGGAATTGGCTATCCAAGTTGCCGAAGAAATCAACCGATTAGGGAAATTCAAAGGGCTTCGTACACTGCCTGTATATGGTGGGCAGCACATGGAACGACAAATTCGGGCATTAAAAGATGGGCCGCATATCGTTGTCGCAACACCAGGCCGCCTGCTTGATCATATGCGCAGAAAGACAATTCATATTGATCATGTAACAACGGCCGTACTGGATGAAGCGGATGAAATGCTTAACATGGGATTCATCGAGGATATTCGGGAAATTTTAAAAGGGATCCCGGAAGATAGACAAACCCTGTTGTTTTCCGCAACTATGCCAAAGGAAATTCGTGAAATTGCGACACATTTGATGAAGAACCCGGAAGAAATCAAAGTGAAGGCAAAAGAAATGACGGTCGAAAATATCGATCAATATTTTATTGAGGTTCCGGAAAAATATAAATTTGATACGCTTACCAATCATTTGGATATTAATGGACCGGATTTGGCGATTGTGTTCAGCCGGACGAAAAAACGGGTCGATGAAATTACGGAAGGATTGCAGGCACGCGGATTTCGTGCTGAAGGAATCCATGGAGATCTAACCCAGGGTAAACGGATGTCTGTATTAAATAAGTTTAAAAACGGCCGTGTAGAGGTGTTGGTGGCAACCGATGTAGCTGCACGCGGACTTGATATCTCAGGGGTTACCCATGTATATAATTTTGATATACCGCAAGACCCGGAAAGCTATGTACACCGGATTGGCAGGACTGGACGTGCGGGTAAAACCGGCGAAGCAATTTCCTTTATTACGCCACGGGAGATCGCTCACTTGCATTTGATTGAAAAGACGACAAAAAGCAAAATGAAGCGAATTATGCCGCCATCAGGTCAGGACGCATTGCGCGGACAGCAGCAGGTTGCCGTGGACAAGCTTTTGAAGACGATTGAGAATAAGGATCTAAAGGCGTATCATGAGACTGCCAATGAACTATTGCAGGATCATGATTCAATCACGGTTATTGCAGCAGCGTTGAAATTGCTGACAAAAGAGCGACAAAACACGCCTGTACGGATATCGTCCATCCAGCCAGTCAGTGTGAAAAAAGCACAACGAGGCAAGGATAATGCAAATAGAGGGAACAAGCGCAACTTCTATGGCAAACGTAATCAAGGCGGGCGTGGCAAAGGCGGACGTAATCAATATAGCAGCCGCAATCGCAAAGGAAACTACCAAAAACACCATAGCCGTAATAATTAA
- a CDS encoding rhomboid family intramembrane serine protease — MFIRTEKSIKDFMQFYPVVSTLVIIHLALWVIIELLHLPFGIRLFQWGAGNNLFIHQGEYWRLLTAIFLHNGFMHTIFNSFALVLFGPALEQMLGKGKFILAYLIAGFIGNLATYLINPTAFYSYVGASGAIYGLFGIYVYMVVFRKDLIDRANAQIILVIFVIGLIMTFIQPGINMYAHIFGFIGGFAVARLVIYRTVPFTTPQPRRHAGGAPYKRRRLPNETGKKVFWVILIILVILGLFSRFMR; from the coding sequence ATGTTCATACGTACAGAAAAAAGTATAAAAGATTTCATGCAATTTTATCCTGTTGTCTCTACCTTAGTTATCATTCATTTAGCCTTATGGGTCATTATTGAGCTGTTACATCTGCCATTTGGCATCAGGCTCTTTCAATGGGGAGCAGGAAACAATCTATTTATCCATCAAGGGGAATATTGGCGTCTGTTAACAGCAATCTTTCTGCACAATGGATTCATGCATACCATTTTTAATTCATTTGCTTTAGTATTATTTGGACCTGCCCTTGAACAAATGCTGGGAAAGGGTAAATTTATCCTGGCCTATCTGATTGCCGGTTTTATTGGTAACCTGGCTACATACCTGATTAATCCGACTGCTTTCTATTCTTATGTCGGTGCGTCCGGAGCCATATATGGTTTATTTGGAATCTATGTCTATATGGTTGTATTTCGTAAAGATTTAATTGACCGCGCAAATGCCCAAATCATTCTGGTTATCTTTGTGATTGGTCTAATCATGACATTTATACAACCAGGGATTAATATGTATGCCCATATCTTTGGCTTTATCGGCGGTTTTGCTGTTGCCCGGCTGGTAATATATCGTACCGTCCCGTTCACTACCCCGCAACCACGAAGACATGCAGGCGGGGCACCATATAAAAGACGACGGTTACCAAATGAAACGGGGAAAAAAGTGTTCTGGGTCATTCTTATTATCCTGGTAATCCTTGGTCTATTTAGCAGATTCATGCGTTAA
- a CDS encoding STAS domain-containing protein, whose amino-acid sequence MRIPILKLHHYLLVSIQTEIDDHTAIQFQEDLLNQIHKSGATGVVIDLTSVEMIDSFIAKVLGDVVTMSDLMGAKVVLTGIQPAVAVTLIDLGIEMKSVSTALNLEQGLIKLHQELGD is encoded by the coding sequence TTGCGAATCCCAATTTTAAAATTACATCACTATTTGCTGGTGTCGATCCAAACAGAAATTGACGATCATACCGCTATACAATTTCAGGAAGATTTACTGAATCAGATTCACAAGAGTGGTGCAACTGGCGTAGTTATTGATTTGACATCAGTAGAAATGATTGATTCGTTTATTGCCAAAGTGTTGGGCGATGTGGTGACTATGTCAGATTTGATGGGGGCAAAAGTAGTTTTGACAGGTATTCAGCCTGCTGTTGCTGTAACACTTATCGACCTCGGAATTGAAATGAAAAGTGTTTCCACTGCATTAAATTTAGAACAGGGATTGATTAAATTACATCAGGAATTGGGGGATTAG
- a CDS encoding DMT family transporter, producing MRIPPFNPYIVVGIGVIAVSTSAVLVKLAEGVPTAIIANYRLLFTFILLAPYVLFKRRHEFHYIEKKDWILSIFAGICLAFHFIIWFESLNYTSVASSVALVSLQPIFTFIGTYIFFKERFSQGAIISMVITLMGSFIISWGDFQLSGTALFGDMLALIGAVAITVYLLLGQQARRRLSIMPYTFIIYGIGAITLIIYNLLLHNPFLGYSPEHWWIFLALAIIPTFFGHTLFNWALKWLSSATISMGIVFEPIGASLLAYLILDEKVTPSQWLGGTIVIFGLFLFIMSTSRKRRVTISGKK from the coding sequence ATGCGTATACCCCCATTTAATCCATACATAGTCGTTGGCATCGGTGTTATCGCCGTATCAACCTCAGCAGTTTTAGTGAAATTGGCAGAAGGTGTACCCACTGCTATTATTGCCAATTACCGCTTGTTGTTCACATTTATTTTGCTGGCTCCATATGTCCTTTTTAAGCGCAGACATGAATTTCATTACATCGAAAAAAAGGACTGGATTCTCTCCATTTTTGCCGGTATTTGTTTGGCGTTTCATTTTATCATCTGGTTTGAGTCCTTGAATTATACATCTGTCGCAAGCTCGGTTGCACTTGTATCACTTCAGCCCATATTTACTTTTATTGGCACTTATATCTTTTTTAAAGAACGATTTTCTCAAGGTGCTATTATTAGCATGGTCATTACTTTGATGGGAAGCTTCATTATTAGCTGGGGGGACTTTCAGCTAAGTGGAACGGCGTTATTCGGTGATATGCTTGCTTTGATTGGCGCAGTTGCCATCACTGTCTATTTGCTGCTTGGACAACAAGCAAGAAGACGTCTGTCAATCATGCCCTATACCTTTATTATCTATGGCATCGGTGCCATTACGTTAATTATTTATAATCTGTTGTTACATAACCCGTTTTTGGGCTACTCACCTGAACATTGGTGGATCTTTTTGGCGCTGGCGATTATCCCGACATTCTTCGGCCATACATTATTTAATTGGGCATTAAAATGGTTGAGTTCAGCAACCATTTCCATGGGAATTGTCTTTGAACCAATCGGAGCCTCCCTTCTCGCCTATTTGATACTTGACGAGAAGGTGACACCCTCCCAATGGCTGGGTGGAACGATAGTAATCTTTGGCCTGTTTTTATTTATCATGAGTACATCAAGAAAACGCAGGGTAACGATTTCCGGGAAAAAATAG
- a CDS encoding NAD(P)H-hydrate dehydratase: protein MYIVTAKEMYEWDHYTIEEIGMDGRLLMENAGRAIASRVMEIIKSQDQITVFVGKGNNGGDGFVIARTLLNLNYNITVVQIVPDEKITEEAAYHKQLFLNIGGHMTVTRDPEAIAELVGQSDVVIDAMIGIGVHGPLREPVASIVSTINKKAACIIAIDIPTGLPADEGVTNFSAIQADYTFVIEAAKMSMFLQHTAPYYGAWEVVSIGIPVNKLAGDLQCKIWEQRCFRQTLPKRDPYAHKGSHGKGLVIGGSSVMPGSIAMTAKAALRAGAGLLTIGTTGEAIVSIAPTCPEATYLKLDHSNESISLDHFDAIAIGMGLGRGRFAGKLVMQMVQTANVPLVIDADGLFHVKTDLSMLAKRSQPTIVTPHPGEMAMLLGITIPELLVKPFHYAREFASSYQTYVVLKGKHTIITAPNGQQAVNRTGNQGLAKGGSGDVLSGIVLAMLMQHEHTFAALCNACFIHGAAADIQVEKNHSYYDLLATDVIDGIPDVYRTFLKKQ from the coding sequence TTGTATATTGTCACCGCAAAAGAAATGTACGAATGGGATCATTACACGATAGAAGAAATAGGGATGGACGGGCGATTATTAATGGAAAATGCGGGACGTGCCATCGCAAGCCGGGTAATGGAAATCATAAAAAGTCAAGACCAAATCACTGTGTTTGTCGGTAAAGGGAATAATGGTGGAGATGGGTTTGTTATTGCACGCACACTTTTGAATCTAAACTATAACATTACGGTCGTCCAAATCGTTCCAGATGAAAAAATAACAGAAGAAGCAGCTTATCATAAGCAATTATTTCTAAACATTGGTGGTCATATGACCGTAACCCGTGATCCAGAAGCGATTGCTGAATTGGTTGGTCAATCAGATGTGGTTATTGACGCGATGATTGGAATCGGGGTGCATGGGCCACTAAGAGAGCCAGTTGCATCCATTGTTTCGACAATTAATAAAAAAGCGGCATGCATTATTGCGATAGACATTCCAACTGGGCTGCCAGCCGATGAAGGTGTAACAAATTTTTCAGCTATTCAAGCGGATTATACATTTGTAATCGAAGCAGCAAAAATGAGCATGTTTCTTCAGCATACAGCACCCTATTACGGGGCGTGGGAAGTCGTTTCCATTGGGATACCGGTAAATAAGCTGGCAGGCGATCTGCAATGTAAGATTTGGGAGCAGCGTTGTTTTCGACAGACATTGCCAAAGCGAGATCCATACGCGCATAAAGGGAGTCATGGGAAAGGACTCGTTATTGGCGGCTCCAGCGTAATGCCAGGTTCGATTGCCATGACGGCCAAGGCTGCATTAAGAGCAGGTGCAGGGCTGCTCACGATTGGGACAACAGGTGAAGCCATTGTGTCTATTGCTCCGACATGTCCGGAAGCTACTTATTTGAAGCTGGATCATTCCAATGAATCGATATCGCTGGATCATTTTGATGCAATTGCTATTGGCATGGGCCTGGGACGTGGGCGTTTTGCCGGGAAATTGGTGATGCAGATGGTGCAAACAGCAAATGTTCCGCTGGTAATCGATGCTGATGGATTGTTTCATGTCAAAACAGATTTGTCCATGCTGGCGAAACGATCCCAGCCAACCATTGTGACCCCTCATCCTGGTGAAATGGCTATGCTTTTAGGGATAACCATACCTGAACTCTTGGTCAAACCTTTTCATTATGCCCGGGAATTTGCATCAAGTTACCAAACCTATGTCGTGTTGAAAGGGAAGCATACCATTATTACCGCGCCAAATGGGCAACAGGCGGTGAATCGAACCGGAAATCAAGGCCTTGCCAAAGGTGGAAGTGGTGACGTATTGTCCGGAATTGTATTGGCGATGCTGATGCAGCATGAACATACATTTGCGGCATTATGCAATGCTTGTTTCATCCACGGTGCCGCCGCTGATATCCAAGTAGAAAAGAATCATTCTTATTATGATTTACTGGCGACTGATGTGATCGATGGTATCCCTGACGTATACCGTACATTTCTTAAAAAGCAGTGA
- a CDS encoding YppG family protein, translating to MNPYNQTWQSQQFPPVPPPQTQTPFDYFSKPPQPTNWYMSNQGQQANWPPPANQGQSMNAPYPPPKQNGLLAYFQDKDGHVDLDKMFSTVGQFANTFQQITPVVKQVGSFMKNLRV from the coding sequence ATGAATCCTTATAACCAAACATGGCAATCCCAGCAATTTCCTCCCGTACCCCCGCCCCAAACGCAGACACCATTTGACTACTTTTCAAAGCCGCCACAACCAACAAATTGGTATATGTCCAACCAGGGGCAACAGGCAAATTGGCCTCCTCCGGCAAATCAGGGACAGTCCATGAATGCTCCTTATCCGCCGCCAAAACAAAATGGTCTTCTCGCTTATTTTCAAGATAAGGATGGGCATGTAGATTTGGATAAAATGTTTTCGACGGTTGGTCAATTTGCAAACACATTCCAGCAAATTACACCTGTTGTCAAGCAGGTTGGATCCTTTATGAAGAACCTTCGTGTGTAG
- a CDS encoding alpha/beta hydrolase gives MIGCLIIHGYTGGPYEVDPLAAYLKENTNWQVEVPTLPGHGKNLSLTEENVSHERWIQAAEQKLQAMLEKYEDLYLIGFSMGGMIASYLAAKYHVTKLVLLAPAGKYLSWKQLFSDVVEVMIDGCRGTLNKNKLYLHYKRKLGAIPFKANVEFLKLVRFTKPYLKEIDTPVLIAQGQQDGMVPYKTAYYLEKEMTSRQKEVVFFDQSKHLICLGDDKDALNTIVYDFLTTDE, from the coding sequence ATGATTGGTTGCTTAATCATTCATGGCTATACAGGCGGTCCCTATGAAGTTGATCCATTGGCCGCTTATTTAAAGGAGAATACGAACTGGCAAGTGGAAGTCCCAACACTGCCGGGGCATGGCAAAAATTTAAGTTTAACAGAAGAAAATGTTTCCCATGAACGGTGGATTCAGGCTGCCGAGCAAAAACTGCAGGCCATGCTTGAGAAGTATGAGGATCTTTATTTGATTGGGTTCTCAATGGGCGGGATGATTGCTTCCTACTTAGCCGCAAAATATCATGTAACGAAATTGGTATTATTGGCGCCAGCGGGAAAATACTTGTCATGGAAACAACTATTTTCAGATGTTGTTGAAGTGATGATTGATGGCTGCCGGGGAACATTGAACAAAAATAAATTATATCTGCATTATAAACGAAAACTCGGGGCTATTCCTTTTAAAGCTAATGTGGAATTCTTGAAATTGGTTCGGTTTACAAAGCCATATTTAAAAGAAATTGACACCCCGGTACTGATCGCACAAGGGCAACAAGATGGAATGGTTCCATATAAAACAGCTTACTATTTGGAAAAGGAAATGACATCCAGGCAAAAAGAAGTTGTTTTTTTTGACCAGTCAAAACATCTCATCTGTTTGGGAGATGACAAAGATGCGTTGAATACCATCGTATATGACTTTCTGACAACGGATGAATGA
- a CDS encoding RsbT co-antagonist protein RsbRA has protein sequence MDDKFKKLVLEHSDSIVQLWMDEVDSKKDGNYTSAISDDLFENTNREFVNVIFSSIKSQGSTETLETFSEKLINLGWPLSYITDGLQTFRRVTIDYILSQSDQVDSTYISNVLQSVDQWVEPIIRQLVNEYSGSWEHIVSLQRIALQELSAPLIPVMDNITIMPLIGTIDTERAKLIMENLLDGVIKHNSEVVLMDITGVPVVDTMVAHHIIQAAEAVRLVGATCILVGIRPEIAQTIVNLGIDLGKFPTKSSLKKGFAKALEMTNRKIEDLDTSESEIEKLLKTLDRE, from the coding sequence GTGGATGACAAATTTAAAAAGTTAGTATTGGAACATAGTGATTCCATCGTTCAATTATGGATGGATGAAGTTGATTCCAAGAAAGACGGCAATTATACTTCGGCAATTTCCGATGATTTGTTTGAAAATACGAACCGAGAGTTTGTCAATGTGATTTTTTCCAGCATTAAAAGTCAGGGTTCCACAGAAACGCTTGAGACTTTTTCGGAAAAACTGATCAATTTGGGCTGGCCATTAAGTTATATCACGGACGGTCTGCAAACATTCCGTCGCGTAACCATTGATTATATTCTCAGCCAATCTGACCAGGTTGATTCTACGTATATCTCCAATGTTCTGCAAAGTGTGGATCAATGGGTTGAACCAATCATTCGACAACTGGTTAATGAGTATTCCGGCAGCTGGGAACATATCGTCTCTTTACAGCGGATCGCTTTACAGGAATTGTCAGCACCATTGATCCCGGTTATGGACAATATCACGATTATGCCATTGATAGGTACCATCGACACAGAGCGGGCCAAATTGATCATGGAAAATTTGCTTGATGGTGTGATTAAACATAATTCAGAAGTCGTTTTAATGGACATTACAGGTGTTCCAGTTGTCGATACCATGGTGGCACATCATATTATTCAAGCAGCAGAAGCAGTCCGACTGGTGGGTGCAACCTGCATCTTGGTAGGAATCCGTCCCGAGATAGCCCAAACAATTGTAAATCTGGGTATTGATCTGGGGAAATTCCCGACTAAAAGCTCATTGAAAAAAGGCTTTGCCAAGGCTTTGGAAATGACCAATCGAAAAATTGAAGACCTGGATACAAGTGAATCAGAGATTGAGAAACTGCTTAAAACGTTGGACAGGGAGTGA
- a CDS encoding LolA family protein: protein MKKIVSVWLVVVFGLITLLVACGEKSQEDVIKKLDDKVSSMDGYKTKAKMKMNTGQDSQTYQIDVWHKKKEYYRVALKNDQDKKGNQIILKNKDGVFVLTPALDKSFKFQTDWPDNSSQPYLFKSLVNDIKEDTDATFKVSDSNYIFQTKTNYQSNNNLPYQEIYFDKKTYAPKLVKVLDKDKNPLVEVKFSGFDMKPNLQEKDFAMDNNMSSGTAEAPVSGDKNQNSDTEKQTDANKTKTESFKVALPLEMAGAELSEQKEVETANGKRVIMTYTGEKNFTLIEQQAEVEQTLAAPQEVRGDIVNLGHSIGALSDSAIQWNNDGMNFYLASEDLTKEELIDVAKSVQGKAVK, encoded by the coding sequence ATGAAGAAGATTGTTAGTGTTTGGTTAGTTGTTGTCTTTGGCCTGATTACGTTACTTGTTGCCTGTGGGGAAAAATCCCAGGAAGATGTCATAAAAAAATTGGACGATAAAGTTTCATCCATGGATGGCTATAAGACAAAAGCGAAAATGAAAATGAACACCGGCCAGGATAGTCAAACATATCAAATTGATGTTTGGCATAAGAAAAAAGAATACTATCGGGTGGCATTAAAGAATGATCAGGATAAAAAAGGAAATCAAATCATCCTAAAAAATAAAGATGGCGTGTTTGTTCTGACGCCGGCATTGGATAAAAGCTTTAAATTTCAAACAGACTGGCCGGATAATAGCAGCCAGCCGTATCTTTTTAAATCACTTGTAAATGATATTAAGGAAGATACAGATGCTACATTCAAGGTTAGTGACTCCAATTATATATTCCAGACAAAAACCAACTATCAAAGCAACAATAATTTGCCATATCAAGAAATTTATTTTGATAAAAAGACATATGCGCCTAAGTTGGTAAAAGTATTGGATAAGGACAAGAATCCGCTGGTTGAAGTGAAATTTTCCGGATTTGACATGAAGCCAAATTTGCAGGAGAAAGATTTTGCCATGGATAACAATATGAGCTCTGGTACGGCTGAAGCACCTGTCTCCGGTGATAAGAATCAGAACTCGGACACCGAGAAGCAGACGGATGCCAACAAGACGAAGACAGAATCATTCAAGGTAGCACTTCCATTAGAAATGGCTGGGGCAGAGCTTTCCGAACAAAAAGAAGTGGAAACAGCGAATGGGAAACGAGTGATTATGACTTATACCGGAGAAAAGAATTTCACCTTGATTGAGCAGCAGGCAGAAGTTGAGCAAACATTAGCTGCTCCTCAGGAAGTAAGAGGCGATATTGTTAATCTTGGACATTCTATTGGAGCACTTTCCGATAGTGCGATTCAATGGAACAATGATGGGATGAACTTTTATCTGGCAAGTGAGGACTTGACAAAGGAAGAGTTAATTGATGTTGCGAAATCAGTCCAAGGCAAAGCAGTGAAGTAG
- the alr gene encoding alanine racemase, with protein MQEKVHYRETWAEVNLDAIGYNVQQMKQKLPEETKMFAVVKADGYGHGAAEVAKRALKAGADALAVALLEEALELREAGITVPILVFGWVAPEDTPIAADHQLTLTFFQKEWMEQVKLYQFAQPLKLNMKWDTGMGRVGIRTETELEELVDELADAPNVRLTGIYTHFATADEQDLTYFKRQQARFQSLWQTFHKRWRSPVAIHIGNSAASIRFPDDMYHFIRFGIAMYGLYPSETVKQEDMIDLKQAFSLHSRLIHVKQIDAGESVSYGATHTAEKPEWIGTIPIGYADGWIRKLQGFEVLVDGRRMPIVGRICMDQTMIHLDKEYPIGTKVTLIGKQGNEAISMDEVARYLDTINYEIPCNIGKRVPRIYVTEE; from the coding sequence ATGCAAGAGAAAGTGCACTACCGGGAGACATGGGCGGAAGTGAATTTGGATGCAATTGGTTACAATGTACAGCAAATGAAGCAAAAATTACCTGAAGAAACGAAAATGTTCGCTGTAGTAAAAGCGGATGGGTATGGTCATGGGGCCGCGGAAGTTGCCAAACGTGCGCTCAAAGCGGGTGCAGATGCATTGGCTGTCGCGCTTTTGGAGGAAGCGTTGGAGCTTAGAGAAGCAGGTATAACAGTGCCTATTCTGGTATTTGGCTGGGTTGCCCCGGAGGATACCCCGATTGCTGCTGATCATCAACTTACTCTGACATTCTTTCAAAAGGAGTGGATGGAGCAAGTGAAATTGTACCAGTTTGCCCAGCCGCTTAAACTAAACATGAAATGGGACACTGGCATGGGTAGGGTAGGAATTCGTACAGAAACCGAATTAGAGGAGTTAGTCGACGAATTGGCCGATGCGCCAAACGTTCGGTTAACCGGCATCTATACCCATTTTGCCACAGCAGATGAACAAGATTTGACCTATTTCAAACGACAGCAAGCAAGATTTCAATCGCTATGGCAGACATTTCACAAACGATGGCGGTCACCTGTGGCGATTCATATAGGAAATAGCGCTGCATCGATTCGCTTTCCTGATGACATGTATCATTTTATTCGGTTTGGCATTGCCATGTATGGTTTATACCCGTCAGAAACCGTGAAACAAGAAGATATGATTGACTTAAAGCAAGCATTTTCGCTACATAGCCGGCTCATTCATGTGAAGCAAATAGATGCCGGTGAATCCGTTAGTTACGGTGCAACCCATACAGCGGAAAAACCGGAATGGATTGGTACGATACCAATCGGGTATGCTGATGGTTGGATTCGTAAGCTACAGGGGTTTGAAGTATTGGTTGATGGAAGACGCATGCCGATTGTTGGAAGAATTTGTATGGATCAAACGATGATTCATTTGGACAAGGAATATCCAATCGGGACAAAGGTAACACTAATCGGCAAACAGGGCAATGAAGCAATCAGCATGGATGAAGTCGCCCGTTACCTGGACACGATTAATTATGAGATTCCCTGTAACATCGGCAAACGGGTGCCAAGAATTTATGTAACCGAAGAATGA
- the acpS gene encoding holo-ACP synthase: MIRGIGLDMIELSRIRRNIERDSGLIERVLTDKEQDKLHSFTSISRKTEFLAGRFAAKEAFAKAVGTGIGDLSFHDIEVLTGSAGAPEITVKGYDDVHVFISITHTKEYAAAQVVIEEVVQKLR; encoded by the coding sequence TTGATCAGGGGTATTGGGCTGGATATGATTGAACTATCCCGAATCCGGCGAAATATTGAGCGAGATTCGGGGTTAATCGAACGTGTTTTAACTGATAAAGAACAAGACAAGTTGCATTCGTTTACGAGCATATCGAGAAAAACCGAGTTTCTTGCTGGTAGATTTGCTGCCAAAGAGGCGTTCGCCAAGGCAGTGGGCACCGGCATTGGAGATTTAAGTTTTCATGATATAGAAGTATTAACAGGGAGTGCGGGTGCTCCTGAAATAACGGTTAAAGGGTATGATGATGTACATGTGTTTATATCGATTACTCATACAAAGGAGTATGCTGCGGCACAGGTTGTCATAGAAGAGGTTGTTCAAAAACTCCGGTGA
- a CDS encoding CopG family ribbon-helix-helix protein produces the protein MSESLQEVLVRIPKNLLNEVDGLMKYENSDLSDFICEATRNYLESKKEEHIQQFRDSMIKGYTEMARINLTIASEAFQAEEEAEKNTVERSVIGV, from the coding sequence TTGTCAGAGAGCTTGCAAGAAGTCTTAGTACGGATACCAAAAAACCTGTTAAATGAGGTGGATGGATTAATGAAGTATGAAAATAGCGATTTGAGCGATTTCATATGTGAAGCAACCAGAAATTATTTAGAATCCAAGAAAGAGGAGCACATCCAACAATTCCGTGATTCCATGATCAAAGGCTACACGGAAATGGCTAGAATTAATCTAACAATCGCTTCAGAAGCATTTCAGGCCGAAGAGGAAGCAGAAAAGAACACCGTAGAGCGCTCTGTCATCGGGGTGTAA
- a CDS encoding glutaredoxin family protein, with product MSTKHVMVYINNSNKRSKLLDQLDEWKIDYQTRNVTEHPEYLKELQEKGIYGTPVTFINGDPILGFQKEKMKDRLGLRFQ from the coding sequence ATGAGCACAAAGCATGTTATGGTATATATCAACAATAGTAATAAGCGATCCAAATTGTTGGATCAATTGGACGAATGGAAGATTGATTATCAAACAAGAAACGTTACCGAACACCCGGAATACTTAAAGGAGCTGCAGGAAAAAGGCATATATGGAACACCTGTGACGTTTATTAACGGGGATCCCATTTTAGGTTTTCAAAAAGAGAAAATGAAGGATAGGCTGGGGCTGCGCTTTCAATAG
- a CDS encoding type II toxin-antitoxin system PemK/MazF family toxin has product MIVQRGEVYFADLSPVVGSEQGGIRPVLILQNDIGNRFSPTVIIAAITAQIQKAKLPTHVEINAKRYGFDRNSVILLEQIRTLDKQRLTDKITKLDKEMMEKINHALEISLGLKDMYGS; this is encoded by the coding sequence TTGATTGTGCAAAGAGGCGAAGTTTATTTCGCCGATCTATCTCCTGTTGTCGGATCAGAACAGGGGGGCATCCGCCCGGTATTGATCTTGCAAAATGATATTGGTAACAGGTTTAGCCCAACCGTTATCATTGCAGCAATTACCGCACAAATTCAAAAAGCAAAACTTCCGACTCATGTCGAGATAAACGCAAAACGCTATGGATTTGATCGGAATTCTGTTATCCTGCTTGAACAAATCAGAACACTTGATAAGCAGCGATTAACTGACAAAATAACAAAGCTGGATAAAGAAATGATGGAAAAGATCAACCATGCATTGGAAATAAGCCTAGGGCTGAAGGATATGTATGGATCATAA